The following DNA comes from Streptomyces sp. NBC_00690.
CCCTACGCACGGGAGCACGGCAAACCGAGGACTGGGGCCTATCGCATCTAGTCGACAGGCCAGAAAATGGACAGCCAAACCGACCCGCCACAACGCCCGTGACCAGGCGCCCGGATTCCCCATCCGCTGATACCCACCCACGGCACCAACCCGTCTTCTCACGCGGGCGGCGGGGAAGCGAAGAATCAGCGGTGGCGGCAGTGGGAGCAACGCCGCCCCGCATTCGCGAAACCGCACTGCGCCCTCACTGTTGCCTTCCCCACCCAGCGCGATCCGGGCTGATGCCCGGTGCGGGGGCGACGCTGTGAAGGGCGCTGTGTGCCGGGGTGTGTGGTGGGCTTGCGGCGGGTTTCGCGACCGCCAGGGGAGCGCTGTGGTGGGGCTTCCTTCGCGGGAGGTTGTGGGGTGTGGGTTGCTGGTGGGTAGGGGACTGTCCGTGTAGCGTTTGGGGGAGCTGTCATGGTTCCGAAGTACCGTCCCCGTGTACGCGAGTTCGCGGGGTGTTTGCTGTTCAGTGTCTCTGAGGGCCAGGGCGATCACCTCCGGGATCCGTAGCACGCGGGTCCCGATCTTCGAGTCCCCTGGAGGACATATGGCTACCGGCACTGTGAAGTGGTTCAACGCGGAAAAGGGCTTCGGCTTCATCGAGCAGGACGGCGGGGGCCCGGATGTCTTCGCTCACTACTCGAACATCGCCAGCTCCGGCTTCCGCGAGCTCAGCGAGGGACAGAAGGTGAAGTTCGACATCACCCAGGGGCAGAAGGGCCCCCAGGCGGAGAACATCACCCCTGCCTGACCAGCTACAACACGGTGCCCCGCACAGGTGCGGGGCACCATCTGCACCGGCCTGGTTGCGTGCGCGTTCCACGTTCACCAGCCATCCCAAAGCCCTGTGCCCACCACCTGCCCCAGTGACATCGCGCCGGCCGCAGACCGCTAGGGACTGTTTCTCGGATCATGTGCGGAGCCAGATGATGAGGGCTGCGAGGGTGATGGTGCCGAGGTAGATGTAGGCGCGTTTCTCGTAGCGTGTGGAGACGGCGCGGAAGCTCTTGAGGCGGTTGATGGCTCGTTCGACGGTGTTGCGTTTCTTGTAGCGCTCGCGGTCGAAGCCGGTGGGACGGCCGCCTCGGGAACCGCGACTCTTGCGGTGTCTCTGCTGGTCGAGGCGCTCGGGGATGGTGTGCCGGATTCCGCGTCGTCGCAGGTAGCGCCGGTTCTTCCGAGAGGTGTAGGCATTGTCCGCCAGAACATGGCCGGGCCGGCTCCGGGGCCTGCCGACTCCGAGACGGGGCACGGAGACCTGCTCCAGCACTCGCTCGAACTGGGGGCCGTCACCGTAGTGTCCGGGTGTCAGGACGAGGGCGAGGGGCCGGCATCGCCCGTCGGCGGCAAGGTGGATTTTGGTGGTGAATCCGCCGCGGGAACGTCCCAGACACTCGCCGATCTGACCACCTCCTGGAGCCGGACCGCCAGTTTCCTCAACACCGGATCGACCTGGTTCGTCCCCCGAACGTTCCCCCTTTGAGGATCTGCGGCCGCCGGTGTCTTCCTCGCGCCGGCGGCATGCTGGTGGGCCCGCACGGCTGTCGAGTCGACGGACACATCCCAGTCGATCTGGCCCGCGGCGTCCTCGGCCGCCTGGATCCGAGACAAAAGCATCGTCCACGTTCCGTCCGCTGACCAGCGGCGATGACGTTTATAGACGGTCTCCCACGGCCCGAACCGCTCCGGCAGATCCCTCCACTGCACGCCCGTCCGGACCCGGTAGAGGACCCCGTTGATCACCCCGACGGTGGTCACTCCACCGGCCCCCGCGGGCACCACCAGGAGGCAAGAACGACTCCAACTGGTCCCACTCCGCATTCGTCAGATCACCACGGCCCATACAAACAGCCTGACCCCAACACCCGACGCACGTCAGGAGATCCGAGAAACAGTGCCTAACCCCACCGATCCAGGGAACCCTCGGTGGACCGACGGGTCCAACCGCGGGGCTTCGGTGTCCGGTGGGGTGAACGGCGCCGCGTTTTCCCGGGCAGCGCCCACGACCGCAGGCAGACGGGCGGCCGGTTCACCGGCCACCCGGAACCTGGGGCTCGCCCGCCGCTCCCGTGGCCCGGATGAAGGGCTCAGCGGAGCAGCAGGTCGCGGATCGCCTCGGTGATCTCGTCGGGTGCTTCCTCGGCCATGAAGTGCCCCGCGCCGGTCAGCCGGTGGTCGAGGTCCGGTGCCCACGCGTGCCAGACCGCGGCGGCGTCGTAGCCCAGTCGCACGCCCCAGTCCTGCTGGACGACCGTCACGGGCATGGCCAGCTGGGAACCGGCGTCCTGGTCCGCCTGGTCGTGTGTGACGTCGATGCCCGCCGAGGCCCGGAAGTCCGCGACGATCGACGGCACGGCCGCGGCGCTCGCCCGCAGGTACGCGGACCGGACCGGTTCCCGCATGGCCGCCGGGTTACTGGCCCAGGCGTCGAGGAAGGAGCCGAAGAAGGCATCGGCGCTGTTGGCGATCATCGTCTCCGGCAGGCCCGGTGGCTGCGCCATGAGGAACAGGTGGTAGCCGACCGCCGCTGGGAGACCGTGCAAGACGTTCCACATGTCCAGGGTCGGTACGACGTCGAGGATGCCCAGGTGCGAGAGGACCTCGGGATGGTCCAGCCCCGCCCGGAAGGCAACCAGAGCGCCTCGGTCGTGGCCGACCATGGCGAAGCGCTCATGGCCGAGCGCCGCCGCCAAGGCGACGACATCGGCGGCCATGGTGCGCTTGGAGTAGACATCAGGGCCGGTGGCCACCGGCTTGTCACTGGCGCCATAGCCGCGCAGGTCGGGACAGACCACCGTGTGCTCGCCGGCGAGCCGCTCGGCGACGTGCCGCCACATCAGGTGGGTCTGGGGAAAGCCGTGCAGCAGCACGACCGGGCTGCCATGGCCGCCGACAGCTGCGGCCAGCTCCACTCCGTCAGCGCCGGGCAGACGGACGTGGTCGAAACCGGGGATGGTGAGAGTCATGAAGGGCCCCTTTCTGGGGTCGAGGGACCGGCGAACGCTGTGGTCCGAGGGGTGACGGAATCAGCGTGGGTGACGGCGATCAGCAGCCGATCAGTACGCTGCGACGCCGCAGACCTGCGGCACGCAAGATGGAGGGCATGCGAATCGACGTACTCGGTGCCGTGCGTGCCCTCCACGACGACGGAACCCCGGTCGACCTGGGCGGACCCCGCCACCGCGAGGTACTCGCCCGGCTTGTCGCCGCCGAGGGACGGATGGTCCCCACCAACACCCTCGTGGACGACCTGTGGGCCGAACCACCGGCGCGCGCCCTGGGTGCGTTGCATACGTTCGTCGCCGCGCTGCGCCGCGCCATCGAACCCGGCCGGCCGCCCCGCACCACGCCGCGCGTCCTCGTCACGGAAGGACCCGGCTACGCTCTGCGCCTGCCGCGCGACACCGTAGACGTCCACCGGTTCGAGGACGCCCTGGCCCGCGCCCGGCATACTCCCGGTGCGCTGACCGGCCTCGACGCGGCCCTCGCGGCCTGGCGCGGCCCCGCCTACGCCGACGTGACCGGCTCCGCGTGGGTGCAGCGCGAACGGGCCCGGCTGGAGGAGCTGAGGCTGGAGGGGGTGGAACTGCGCGCCCGCCTCCTCCTCGACTCCGGTTCAGGAGCCGCCCTGGTCGCCGAACTGGGCGCCCACGTCACCGAACACCCCTGGCGTGAGCCGGCCTGGGGACTGCTGGCCCGCGCACTGCACCGGGCGGGCCGTCAGGCGGACGCACTGGCCACCCTCCGCCGCGCCCGCACAATGCTCGCGGACCAACTCGGGCTCGACCCAGGTGCCGACCTCCGGCACCTGGAGACGGACATTCTCCGCGGAGCTGCGACCCTCCAGCCCTCACACACCGTGTGGACCGCAGGCGTACGACTCGGCCCGCGCACCACCGTCGAACTGGCCCGCACTCTGGCCCTGGCGGGTGGTGACGCCCTCATCCACTCGCGGCGCGACCGCCTCGCCGCCGTCCGGGCGGCGGAGCGCTCCGGAGACATCAACCTGACCGCCCGCGTCATCGGCGCCTACGACGTGCCCGCCCTTTGGAGCCGGGCCGACGACCCCGAGCAGTCCCGCGCCGTCGTCGCGGCGGCCGAACGTACACTCACCGCGCTGGGTGCCGACGGCCCCGCCGAACTGCGCGCCCGCCTGCTGGCCACCGTCGCGGTTGAGAGCCGCAGCGCCGATCTGTCCACAATCGAGCAAAGGCGCGCCGGGCAAGCAGCGCGCGAGGCCGAGGCCCTGGCCCGGGAGCTAGGCGATCCAGCCCTCCTGGTGTTCGCCCTCAACGGCGTGTTCCTCCAGTCCTTCACCCGACCCGGGCTCGCGGCGCAACGGGACATGATCGGAGCCGAGGTCCTCGACCTAGCCGCCCTCCATGAGCTGCCGGACTTCAGCGTGCTCGGCCGTCTCATCCGCTTGCAGTCCGCCTCAGCTCTCGGCGACCTCGACACCGCGGCCGCACACGCCGAGGCCGCCGAGCAACTCGCCATCAGCGCCGAGGCACCTCTCGTCCCCGTGCTCACCGGCTGGTTTCGAGCCCGTGTCACCGCCGCCCGCAGCACCGAACCGGGCGGGCCGACCGCCGCCACGGCCGCGGTGCAGTATCGCGCCGCCGAGCACGCCCTCGCCGAGACAGCGGGCATGCCCGGACTGCACCGCGGCCTGTTCGCGCTCGCCCTCATGGGCCTACGCCTCCTGCACGACCGCCCCGCGCCCACCGATCCCGCCCTCGACTGGGGCCCGTATCTCCCCTGGACGCGCCCCCTGGTGCTGCTCGCCCGCCATCAGGACGAAGAGGCCCGTAACGCCCTGACCATGACGCCAGACCCGCCCCTTGACCACATGCAGGAGGCACTCTGGTGCCTGACCGCCCACGCCGCCGCCCGCCTCGACGAGCGCCCGGTCGCTGCCCGCGCGGCAACGGCCCTGCGCGCCGCCCGCACCGAACACGCGGGCGGTGCGAGCGGGATGCTGACCCTGGGACCGGTGGCGCGGTACCTGGCAGAGGCAGAGGCTTGCGCCAACAAAGAGACCGCCTGAAAGGGGTTCTGACCGATCGGGACATCGTCACCAAGATCCTCGCCCAGGGCAAAGACCCCGCCCAGGCCACCGCAGGTGAGCTGGCGCAGGGTGAAACGGGAACCATCAGCGCCGCCGACGACGCGGACGAGATCCTGCGCACCATGATCTCCCACAAGGTGCGCAGGCTGCCGGTCATCGACGGCCGCCGCCTCGTCGGCATGGTCGCCCAAGCCGACGTCGCCCGCGCCCTCCCCGACCCACAAGTCGGCGAACTCCTCGAAGCCCTCTCCACCGACTGACCAACCTCCTGGGTGGTAGTTGCTCTACAGGTGGGTGGTGAGGGGCCTGCCCGAGGCTCTCGGGCTCTCTTCCTCTCCGGGTGCCCTAGCCGGGCGAAGGGGGTTCCGCGCCAACCCCCAAGCGAGATCGACGAACTATTCCGCGAGATCACCGACTCCGTCGAGGAGTTGAAGAGCGCGATCGACCGTAGTATCCGGTTCGATCTGACCGGCGGCGGCGTGGCCCTCACATACTCCAGAGGCGGGTGCCCCGTCACCGGCACAGGTCACCAGCCACGTGAGCAGCAGTCACCCGAAGGGCAAGATCACGGGCGGGAAGGTCTCGGCCACCTTGAACACATGCAGCATGAGGGCCGCCCGGCCGGGGTCCACTCGACGCAGGCATGGCCGCATTCCTCCTGAGCCTCATCGACGGCACCTCGCCCCACACCACCGCCCTCCTACCCCCGTCAACGCGACCCGCTACTGGACGCGCACTCCCTCATGTGGTGGATGCAGTTGGACGGGCCGTTGCCCCGGCAGTGGCAGATCGCACTTCAGCTCTCGCACAACGCCAGGGCGGGGCAGGACGACCCGGCGATCCTCAAGGAGTTGGACGAGGAGTTGGGGTCGGTGGTGTGGTGGCAGTACACGGGGCTGGGCGACAAGGCTTTGGCCCTGCTGGAGAGGGTGGATGTCGCGTCCCTGGGCGAGGCGAGGCGAAGCGGGCGGGCATGGCGCCGCTGGAGGCGGTGTTCGGGGTGCGGGACGTGCCGGTGGAGACAGCGGCCCTCATGCGGGTGGCCGTCGACTGCATGGTGCAGGACGGTGCCGTCCCGGCTGACGAGCCGTGGTGTGCGCCGGAGGGCCATGGCGGAGAACGTACTTCCACCTGTCGGGTAGGTGACACCGAAAGCTGCCCCAGGCCAGCCACCCCTGACCTGACTGAGCTGCGGCTCATCGCTGGTAGTTGTGCACCTCGCTCTCGCTATCGGCGGGGTCGGTGGGTGTGGCGGGGGTTGGGTAGAACTACTGGGCCCATCGGCGGAACGCGCCTATGCCGCCGTCCGCGCTGTTGAGCTTTGGGTGGCGTACGTGCTGTTTGTGGTGGAAGACCGGCAGATCGCGTTTGCCGTCGCGGACCAGCCAGTGGTTCAGGATGCTGCTCAATGGGCGCTCAAGCAGACGGGCGACGCGGCTGTCGAGGGCGTAGGGGAGGCGCGGCAGGGTGAGTTCGGCTCCGGTGACCGCGCCAGGGGGCGATGGGGGTGGCCCTCAAGATCAAATTCCGGGAGTCGTTCCGACCGTTCGCGCCGGCGGTGCTGGCCGAGGACGCCGGGGACTACTTCGACCTCGACCAGCAGAGCCCGTACATGCTCATGGTCGCCGACGTCGCACAGGCCCAGCAGTTGGCCGGGGGCGCCGTCACCGAGGCGAAGGGGCTGGATCTGCTCCAGGTGCCCCGGTCAACCATTCCCGCAGTCACCCACGTGGACCTGTCGGCCCGGGTGCAGACCGTCGACGAGCACATCCATCCGGACTTCCACCGCCTGCTAACTGCCTTCAAGCGGCTCACGGGATGTCCGGTGCTGGTCAACACCTCCTTCAACGTGCGTGGGGAGCCGATCGTCCTTTCCCCGCAAGACGCCTACGCCTGCTTCATGCGCACCGACATCGACCTACTCGCGCTCGGTCCGTACCTCCTACGCAAGGACCGTCAACCGAAGTGGCGGGAATCGCGGGACTGGCGCGAGGAGATCCCACTGGACTGACCGGACCCACCCACCAAGAGCGCCTGCTGTCACAGACACAACGAGGTCCAGCACATGTGGGGTCTGGTCCTACGGCCCGTCTACTTCCTGCTGTTCACACCGTTCAGCCTGCTGGTACGCATGGTCACCGACCCGCTGCACCGCAGATGGGACCCCTCCGCCAGCGACTACTGGCACTACTCCCGCCAACCGGGGGACCGATGACACCACAGGCGGCGCGGGCCGCGGTGATCGCGGGAGCGGGATACTGGCTGCCGCCCCCGGTTCTCACCAACGAGGAACTCGGCCACCGAGTCGGCGCCACCGCCGAGTGGCTGCACAGCCGCACCGGGATCATCGAACGACATGTGACGCCGCCAGGCATGGCCACCGCCGACCTCGCGGTCGAAGCAGGGCGCAAAGCCCTCATGTCAGCCGGCACCCGTCGTGTCGACGCCGTCATCGTCGCCACCGCCACCCCCAACCGTATCTGCCCGGCCACCGCACCCGAGGTCGCCACCCGCCTCGACCAGGCGCAGATCGCCGCATTCGACGTCGGTGCAGCATGCAGCGGATTCCTCTACTCCCTTGCCATAGCTCAGGGCCTGATCGCCATCGGCCAAGCCGGAAAGGTCCTGGTCATCGGTGCCGAGACACTGACCTCCATCCTGGATCCTCAGGACAGAGCGACCTCGGCGATCTTCGCCGACGGCGCAGGGGCGATGGTCCTCAGGGCAGGCACTGCCGACGAACTCGGCGCGATCGGCCCGGTCATCCTCGGGAGCGACGGCACCGGCGGGGACCTGATCGCCGTGGCCGCGGGAGGATCTCGACAACCCTCGGCCACGACGCCCGGAAGCGGGCCCGGATCACGCTTCCTGTCGGTATCCGGTCCCGAGGTATTCAGACAGGCGGTCAAACACATGGCCGCCGTGACCCACCAAGCGCTCACCGCGGCCGGATGGCAACTCGGCGATGTGGACCGCGTCTTCGCCCACCAAGCCAACGCACACATCCTCACCGCCGTCACACGCAAACTCGGCGTCCCGCCCTACCGCATGGCGACCAACCTCCGGCACATCGGTAACACCTCCGCCGCTTCCATCCCCATCCTGCTGGCACAAGACGCGGCTCACGGGCTCATCAAACCCGGCGACCGCGCCCTTCTCACCGCATTCGGCGCAGGACTCACCTGGGCCGCCACCACACTCACCTGGCCACCCCTCCCCCACCACACTCCCGTCCCTGGAGGAGAACACCCATGCCCACACCGACCGCCGTCCTGTGCGGGCTAGGCACCAGCCTTCCCGACCGAAGCGTCACGAACGACCAACTCATCCACGACAACAACCTGGACTCCGACCCGCGATGGATACTCGAACGCACCGGAATCCAAGCCCGACGCATGGCCGACACACACACCAGCACCGGCGACCTGGCGAGCGCGGCCGGAACAGCGGCCCTCCACTCCGCCGCGGAACAAGCAGGCCCCACGATCACCCCCGACATCGTCCTCCTCGCCACCACCACCCCGGACCACCGCTGCCCCGCCACCGCACCCGCAGTCGCCCACCGCATCGGCCTCGGCGGCGTACCGGCCCTCGACCTCTCCGCCGCCTGCGCCGGATTCGTCTACGCACTGACCTGCGCAAAAGCACTGATCACCGCAGGCATCTACACCCACCCCCTGATCATCGGCGCCGAAACCTACACCACCACCCTCATCGACCCACACGACCGCGACACCGCCATCCTCTTCGGCGACGGCGCTGCAGCCGCCCTCCTGCGCCCCGGAACAGACGACGAACCAGGCGCACTTCTCACCTCCACCCTGGGCAGCGACGGCGCACGCGCGGAATTCGCCCACGTGCCCGCAGGAGGCTCACGCCTCCCCTTCCCCGCCCCAACAGCCGCTCCACGGGACCACTACCTGCGCATGAACGGCAGCGCGGTCTTCACCCAGGCCGTCCGACGCATGACCGCCTCAGCCCTCCACACCCTCGCCCAAACCGGCTGGACCACCAACGACGTCGAGGCATACATCAGCCACCAGGCCAACCAACGCATCATCAACGCCGTCGCCGACCGCCTCCAGATTCCCCAACCCAGACGCCACGGCAACCTACGCCAACTGGGCAACACCGCCGCAGCCTCCATCCCCCTGGCCATCGCCGACGCCGCCGATACCCGATCCGTCAAACCCGGAGCGCGCACACTGCTCACCGGCTTCGGCGCCGGCCTCGCGTGGGGCGCCCACACCATGCTCTTCCCCGACGCCCGACCACACTCCCAACCACCCCGCACCCACCACGAGGACACCCCGTGACCGCCCGCTACACACACCTGACAACCCTGCTCACTCAGAGGAGCTAACAGAAAGCTGTGGTGGAAGCCATGTCCTCTTCCCCTGGCGGATCGTTGGGCGGGGTATGGGGAAGGGGAATGGTCCGCCGTGGGTGGTGTCGGACGACCTGTGGATGCGGGTCGAGCCGCTGCTGCCGGTCAGGCAGCGCCGGTCGTGCAACCCGGGGCGGCTGCCGCTTGATGACCGCGGTTGCCTGCAGGGCATCTTGTTCGTGCTGCACACCGGGATCCAGTGGGAGTGGCTGCCGCAGGAGCTCGGGTTCGGCTCCGGAATGACGTGCTGGCGGAGGCTGCGGGACTGGCACGAGGCCGGTGTCTGGGACCGGCTGCACCAGCTGCTTCTCACCGAACTGCATCGCGCGGGGAAGCTGGACTGGTCCCGGGCGGTGATCGACGGCTCGCACCGCCAAGCCCGTCGGGGCGGCCCAAAACCGGGCCGAGCCCGGTCGACCGCGCCCGGCCCGGCTCGAAGCACCACATCATCACCGATGCCGTCGGCACACCGCTTGCCATCACCCTGACCGGCGGAAACCGCCACGACGTCACCCAGCTACTGCCCCTACTCGACGCGATCCCCCGCATCCGCGGGACCACCGGCCGGCCACGCCACCGTCCCCGGCAGCTGTTCGCCGACCGAGGCTACGACTACGACAAGTACCGCCGACTGCTGTGGAAGCGCGGCATCAAACCAGTCATCGCTCGCCGGGGCGTGCCCCACGGCTCCGGCCTAGGCACTGTTCGGTGGGTCGTCGAGCGCACGAACGCTTGGATTCATGGCTTCCGACGGCTACGGATCCGCTGGGACATCCGCGACGACATCCACGAAGCGTTCCTGAAACTCGCCTGCTGCGTGATCACCTACAGACGAGTCCAGGCATTGTGTTAGCTCCTCTCAGAAGCTCAGCGTCGCACCCGCCACCATCCACCCGACGCGACCCTGGCCGACCTCGAACTGGACTCCCTGGCGATCGTCGAACTAACCATGGCCCTCCAAGACGACTGGGGCATCGACCTCGAAGACATCGACACACCGCCAGAGTTGACGTTGGCCCAACTCCTGACGTTGGCCGACAACGCGCCCACCCTTGGCACATGACCACACCCCGCCCACAGCCCAACAAGCCCCAGCGCCGACCGCTACCCCGCCAACCGAGAGCGACCGCGATCGCCATGTCCCGCAACCCAGCGAACCCCCCACCCACCGACCTCGGCGCCCACATGGCATTCAGCACCACAAACCCCGAACATCGCCGCGTTCCGCCAGCGCGTCCGCACCCTCCTCGACCGCCAAGTCGCCCCCCTCCTCCCCGCCAGCGAATCCAACCGGCGCTTCCCCCGCCCAGCCATCACCTCACTCGGCAGCGAAGGGATCTCCAACGAACGCTGGGCCGGCGGCCCCCACGGCGACCTGGGACGCTCCGTTCCCCTGTCCGAGGAAATGGGGCGAGCCGGACTCGGAGGCATCGGCGTCGGCATCGGCCTCCATCTCGAAGCAGCCACCTCCCTCCTCCGCAAACACAGCACCACCGCCTACACCAAGAACGTCCTCACCCAAGCACTGGAGGGAACAAGCCTCTTCTGTGTCGCCACCTCAGAGGAACTGGTCGGATCAAACCTGGCCGCAGTCACCACTGAACTCACCGCCGAAGGCAACCGATGGCGCGTACACGGCACCAAATGGATCGTCTCCCCCGGAGCCAGCGCGGACTACGCCCTCGTCCTATGCCGCGCAGAACAAGGCCCAGCCATCGCCATCGTCCCCCACCAGGACCTCACCCTTCGCACACGCTGGAAAACCTCCGGAATGCGAAGCCTGGAAACCGTCCAGCTCACCGTCGACGCCCTCATCCCTGACGAAGCCGTCTTGGTTCGCCCAGGCCACGGACTTGGCGCAATCGCTCAGGGCCTCCGCTACGAAAGACTCGCCCTCGCAGCCCAAGCCCTCGGAACCGCAGAACTCGCCATACGACTCACCCTCACCCACATGAAACGACGCAAGCAGTTCGGCACCTCCCTCTACCGGCACCAGGCACTGCGCCTCCGCATCGCGGAACTCCACTCCCAGGTACACCTCACCCAACGAGCCCTGTACGCGACTGTCAGCGAGATCTCCGCCGGAGGCCCACTGTCAGCAGCCGACATCGCCGCACTCAAAGCCACAGCGAGCCGCCTCGCGGAACACACCACCAGCGAATGCGCCCACATCTTCGGAGGCCGCGGATACACCGCAGACCACTCACCGATAGAACGACTCTGGCGCGACACCAAAGTCACCCGCCTCGGCGGCGGCAGCGACGAAATGATGTGGGAAATCGTCGCCGCGAACCTCCGGCCGGACCACGCGCTGTACGAGCACTGGATCACCACCGACAGCGACCACAACCCTCTAATGTTGAACGCAAGGAAAAACCCGATG
Coding sequences within:
- a CDS encoding cold-shock protein, producing the protein MATGTVKWFNAEKGFGFIEQDGGGPDVFAHYSNIASSGFRELSEGQKVKFDITQGQKGPQAENITPA
- a CDS encoding alpha/beta fold hydrolase, which gives rise to MTLTIPGFDHVRLPGADGVELAAAVGGHGSPVVLLHGFPQTHLMWRHVAERLAGEHTVVCPDLRGYGASDKPVATGPDVYSKRTMAADVVALAAALGHERFAMVGHDRGALVAFRAGLDHPEVLSHLGILDVVPTLDMWNVLHGLPAAVGYHLFLMAQPPGLPETMIANSADAFFGSFLDAWASNPAAMREPVRSAYLRASAAAVPSIVADFRASAGIDVTHDQADQDAGSQLAMPVTVVQQDWGVRLGYDAAAVWHAWAPDLDHRLTGAGHFMAEEAPDEITEAIRDLLLR
- a CDS encoding AfsR/SARP family transcriptional regulator, with translation MRIDVLGAVRALHDDGTPVDLGGPRHREVLARLVAAEGRMVPTNTLVDDLWAEPPARALGALHTFVAALRRAIEPGRPPRTTPRVLVTEGPGYALRLPRDTVDVHRFEDALARARHTPGALTGLDAALAAWRGPAYADVTGSAWVQRERARLEELRLEGVELRARLLLDSGSGAALVAELGAHVTEHPWREPAWGLLARALHRAGRQADALATLRRARTMLADQLGLDPGADLRHLETDILRGAATLQPSHTVWTAGVRLGPRTTVELARTLALAGGDALIHSRRDRLAAVRAAERSGDINLTARVIGAYDVPALWSRADDPEQSRAVVAAAERTLTALGADGPAELRARLLATVAVESRSADLSTIEQRRAGQAAREAEALARELGDPALLVFALNGVFLQSFTRPGLAAQRDMIGAEVLDLAALHELPDFSVLGRLIRLQSASALGDLDTAAAHAEAAEQLAISAEAPLVPVLTGWFRARVTAARSTEPGGPTAATAAVQYRAAEHALAETAGMPGLHRGLFALALMGLRLLHDRPAPTDPALDWGPYLPWTRPLVLLARHQDEEARNALTMTPDPPLDHMQEALWCLTAHAAARLDERPVAARAATALRAARTEHAGGASGMLTLGPVARYLAEAEACANKETA
- a CDS encoding beta-ketoacyl-ACP synthase III, which produces MTPQAARAAVIAGAGYWLPPPVLTNEELGHRVGATAEWLHSRTGIIERHVTPPGMATADLAVEAGRKALMSAGTRRVDAVIVATATPNRICPATAPEVATRLDQAQIAAFDVGAACSGFLYSLAIAQGLIAIGQAGKVLVIGAETLTSILDPQDRATSAIFADGAGAMVLRAGTADELGAIGPVILGSDGTGGDLIAVAAGGSRQPSATTPGSGPGSRFLSVSGPEVFRQAVKHMAAVTHQALTAAGWQLGDVDRVFAHQANAHILTAVTRKLGVPPYRMATNLRHIGNTSAASIPILLAQDAAHGLIKPGDRALLTAFGAGLTWAATTLTWPPLPHHTPVPGGEHPCPHRPPSCAG
- a CDS encoding beta-ketoacyl-ACP synthase 3, producing the protein MPTPTAVLCGLGTSLPDRSVTNDQLIHDNNLDSDPRWILERTGIQARRMADTHTSTGDLASAAGTAALHSAAEQAGPTITPDIVLLATTTPDHRCPATAPAVAHRIGLGGVPALDLSAACAGFVYALTCAKALITAGIYTHPLIIGAETYTTTLIDPHDRDTAILFGDGAAAALLRPGTDDEPGALLTSTLGSDGARAEFAHVPAGGSRLPFPAPTAAPRDHYLRMNGSAVFTQAVRRMTASALHTLAQTGWTTNDVEAYISHQANQRIINAVADRLQIPQPRRHGNLRQLGNTAAASIPLAIADAADTRSVKPGARTLLTGFGAGLAWGAHTMLFPDARPHSQPPRTHHEDTP
- a CDS encoding IS5 family transposase (programmed frameshift), translating into MGKGNGPPWVVSDDLWMRVEPLLPVRQRRSCNPGRLPLDDRGCLQGILFVLHTGIQWEWLPQELGFGSGMTCWRRLRDWHEAGVWDRLHQLLLTELHRAGKLDWSRAVIDGSHRQARRGGPKTGPSPVDRARPGSKHHIITDAVGTPLAITLTGGNRHDVTQLLPLLDAIPRIRGTTGRPRHRPRQLFADRGYDYDKYRRLLWKRGIKPVIARRGVPHGSGLGTVRWVVERTNAWIHGFRRLRIRWDIRDDIHEAFLKLACCVITYRRVQALC
- a CDS encoding acyl-CoA dehydrogenase family protein; amino-acid sequence: MAAFRQRVRTLLDRQVAPLLPASESNRRFPRPAITSLGSEGISNERWAGGPHGDLGRSVPLSEEMGRAGLGGIGVGIGLHLEAATSLLRKHSTTAYTKNVLTQALEGTSLFCVATSEELVGSNLAAVTTELTAEGNRWRVHGTKWIVSPGASADYALVLCRAEQGPAIAIVPHQDLTLRTRWKTSGMRSLETVQLTVDALIPDEAVLVRPGHGLGAIAQGLRYERLALAAQALGTAELAIRLTLTHMKRRKQFGTSLYRHQALRLRIAELHSQVHLTQRALYATVSEISAGGPLSAADIAALKATASRLAEHTTSECAHIFGGRGYTADHSPIERLWRDTKVTRLGGGSDEMMWEIVAANLRPDHALYEHWITTDSDHNPLMLNARKNPMPPKRREKTIE